From Blastochloris viridis, one genomic window encodes:
- a CDS encoding rhamnan synthesis F family protein: protein MRRIAEIRYRPRRRTAWHRLRWRLRRLGIYWTNLVDVVGGVGRDLRPPPEQGTLVRLSPPASRRWCLYAAYSPTSCVSDMVLAQLRAYREAGFAVVFVSMSNAVSDADRDRLASVCCGLIHRRSFGRDFGAWAHATRLLGADLADAQSLLLTNDSQLGPIVPLAPWIDACTARDGLFGLTESLGGGSHLQSYFLLANGVRAVADVVAYLTHVRLTHSKWLMVQRGEVAFSRAMREKGHYTAAVLDHETIENALLDHPELLAELSVLEPALLEGLRPAQPLRNRYLLRSRLFMLPLNPCHQLNSVLLRHFKFPFIKVDLVTKNPGMVPSAPDWRYFIGPDSPVTEAMIDDHLATLA from the coding sequence ATGCGCCGCATTGCCGAAATCCGCTATCGTCCCCGCCGGCGCACGGCCTGGCACCGGTTGCGCTGGCGGCTGCGACGGCTCGGCATCTACTGGACCAACCTGGTCGACGTGGTCGGAGGTGTTGGCCGCGACCTGCGGCCGCCGCCCGAGCAGGGCACCCTCGTTCGCCTGAGCCCGCCCGCCAGCCGGCGCTGGTGCCTCTACGCCGCCTATTCGCCGACCTCCTGCGTCAGCGACATGGTGCTGGCCCAGCTTCGCGCCTATCGCGAGGCGGGGTTCGCGGTGGTGTTCGTGTCGATGTCGAACGCCGTGTCCGACGCCGACCGCGACCGGCTCGCCAGCGTCTGCTGCGGCCTCATCCACCGCCGCAGCTTCGGCCGCGATTTCGGTGCGTGGGCGCACGCCACGCGCCTGCTGGGCGCCGATCTCGCCGACGCCCAGTCGCTGCTGCTCACCAACGACTCGCAACTCGGCCCGATCGTCCCGCTGGCGCCCTGGATCGACGCCTGCACCGCGCGGGACGGCTTGTTCGGCCTCACCGAGAGCCTCGGCGGCGGCAGCCACCTGCAGTCCTATTTTCTGCTCGCCAACGGCGTGCGCGCGGTCGCCGACGTCGTCGCCTATCTCACCCACGTCCGCCTCACCCACAGCAAATGGCTGATGGTGCAGCGCGGCGAGGTGGCGTTCTCGCGCGCGATGCGCGAAAAAGGCCATTATACCGCCGCCGTGCTCGACCATGAGACCATCGAGAACGCACTGCTTGACCATCCCGAGCTGCTGGCGGAACTGTCGGTGCTGGAGCCGGCGCTGCTGGAAGGGCTCCGTCCCGCCCAGCCGCTGCGAAACCGCTATCTGCTGCGGTCGAGGCTGTTCATGCTGCCGCTCAATCCCTGCCACCAGCTCAATTCGGTGCTGCTGCGCCACTTCAAGTTCCCGTTCATCAAGGTTGATCTCGTGACGAAGAATCCCGGCATGGTGCCGTCGGCGCCGGATTGGCGCTATTTCATCGGTCCGGACAGTCCGGTGACCGAGGCGATGATCGACGATCATCTGGCAACGCTGGCTTGA
- a CDS encoding ABC transporter permease, with amino-acid sequence MDKKFVEQGRLALADLNEAVRLSWFWLALGWVDILQRYRGSMLGPFWLTLTTAAFIAGLGPLYAQLFNLEMAQYLPYLAIGFTAWGFINGTIADCCNAFIFAGDTLKQIRVPRLALLFQVIWRNVIVFAHSLPIFVVVLLFLGPSMSPVILLVIPGFVLVVLNLVWIGLVVAILCTRFRDIGPIITSVMQIAFFLTPVMWDHRNQRVDEIYIAINPFASYIELIRAPLLEEAPDAIFVVVALGTLVVGSALAALLFIRARRRIVYWV; translated from the coding sequence GTGGACAAGAAATTCGTGGAGCAGGGCCGCCTTGCCCTGGCGGACCTGAACGAGGCCGTTCGTCTGTCGTGGTTCTGGCTGGCGCTCGGCTGGGTCGACATTCTGCAGCGCTATCGCGGCTCGATGCTCGGGCCGTTCTGGCTGACGCTGACGACGGCGGCGTTCATCGCCGGGCTTGGGCCGCTTTACGCCCAGCTGTTCAATCTCGAGATGGCGCAGTATCTGCCCTACCTCGCCATCGGCTTCACGGCGTGGGGGTTCATCAACGGCACCATTGCCGATTGCTGCAACGCATTCATTTTCGCCGGCGACACGCTGAAGCAGATCAGGGTGCCGCGGCTGGCGCTGCTGTTCCAGGTGATCTGGCGCAACGTCATCGTGTTCGCGCACAGCCTGCCGATCTTCGTCGTGGTGCTGCTCTTCCTTGGCCCCAGCATGTCGCCGGTCATCTTGCTGGTGATTCCCGGCTTTGTGCTGGTGGTGCTCAATCTGGTGTGGATCGGGCTGGTAGTCGCCATCCTCTGCACCCGCTTCCGCGACATCGGCCCGATCATCACCTCGGTGATGCAGATCGCGTTCTTCCTCACGCCGGTGATGTGGGACCACCGCAACCAGCGCGTCGACGAGATCTACATCGCGATCAACCCGTTTGCGTCCTATATCGAACTCATCCGCGCGCCGCTGCTGGAAGAGGCGCCCGATGCCATCTTCGTCGTGGTCGCGCTCGGGACCCTCGTGGTCGGATCGGCGCTCGCGGCGCTGCTGTTCATCCGTGCGCGCCGGCGCATCGTCTATTGGGTTTGA
- a CDS encoding ABC transporter ATP-binding protein — protein MAHIEVEDVHVRFPVLHTGHRSLKKALVATATGGAIMREANAAPIVHALSGVSVRLEVGDRVGLVGPNGAGKSTLLRVLAGIYEPDDGHVAVDGKIAALLNVNLGFNADLTGRENLRLRGMYMGLKGKEIAALAPEIADFTELGDYLDMPVRTYSSGMQMRLALGMATAVKPDILLMDEWILAGDAHFMEKAKARVAAFVRQARILVLASHSADVIRTWCNKALYLSAGKVQAFGPVEEVLEAYADAARAQSVTRN, from the coding sequence ATGGCCCACATCGAGGTTGAAGACGTCCACGTCCGCTTTCCGGTGCTGCACACCGGCCACCGCTCGCTCAAGAAGGCGCTGGTGGCGACTGCAACCGGCGGCGCCATCATGCGTGAGGCGAACGCCGCGCCGATCGTGCATGCGCTGTCCGGCGTTTCGGTGCGGCTTGAGGTCGGCGACCGGGTCGGGCTGGTCGGGCCGAACGGTGCCGGCAAGTCGACGCTGCTGCGGGTGCTGGCCGGCATCTACGAGCCCGACGATGGCCACGTTGCGGTGGATGGCAAGATTGCCGCGCTGCTCAATGTCAATCTCGGCTTCAACGCCGACCTGACCGGCCGCGAGAATCTGCGGCTGCGCGGCATGTATATGGGGCTGAAGGGCAAGGAGATCGCCGCGCTCGCGCCCGAAATTGCCGATTTCACCGAGCTTGGCGACTATCTCGACATGCCGGTGCGAACCTATTCCTCTGGCATGCAAATGCGCCTTGCGCTTGGCATGGCGACGGCGGTGAAGCCCGACATCTTGCTGATGGACGAGTGGATTCTCGCCGGTGACGCCCACTTCATGGAAAAGGCCAAGGCGCGCGTCGCCGCATTCGTGCGGCAGGCCCGCATCCTGGTGCTGGCGTCGCATTCCGCCGACGTCATCCGCACCTGGTGCAACAAGGCGCTCTATCTCAGCGCCGGCAAGGTGCAGGCGTTCGGCCCGGTCGAGGAGGTGCTGGAGGCCTACGCCGATGCCGCACGTGCTCAATCTGTAACCAGAAATTGA
- a CDS encoding class I SAM-dependent methyltransferase, translating to MGTQDALLAAASAWDTSKESLESVERRIHDRAPLEQLDSRADSYIKCIFELFPYVELNGGDRIMEIGSGVGYLMQGLARKLDRDGMSGYKITGLDISPSMSAKARERLGNDSRYDFVLYDGITVPLPDKSLDFIYSMAALQHVPKVYVYNLFFEIKRLLKPNSFAIIHLLPFRCLPEQNKNVPWREEIRSQINNAHGVHWHHFYTEEELVYVLRDGTGFSHVDARNGGEFVCVNSEPLRIPASFNAKKYVKNYEDLRTAKLNAEKHYLEFGFKEGRTWK from the coding sequence ATGGGTACGCAAGACGCGTTGCTGGCTGCCGCATCGGCGTGGGATACGTCGAAAGAAAGTCTTGAATCGGTCGAGCGGCGAATTCATGACCGCGCTCCGTTGGAGCAACTCGACAGCAGGGCGGATAGTTATATAAAGTGTATTTTTGAGTTGTTTCCCTACGTCGAATTGAATGGCGGGGATAGAATAATGGAGATCGGCTCCGGTGTCGGATATCTGATGCAGGGGCTTGCCAGGAAATTAGACCGAGACGGAATGTCGGGCTATAAAATCACCGGGCTCGACATTTCTCCGAGCATGAGCGCCAAAGCTAGGGAACGGCTCGGGAACGACAGTCGATATGATTTTGTTTTATATGACGGCATCACGGTGCCGCTGCCGGATAAGTCGCTTGATTTCATATATAGCATGGCTGCCTTGCAGCACGTTCCAAAGGTCTATGTTTATAATCTTTTCTTTGAGATCAAGCGCCTTCTCAAGCCGAATAGCTTTGCGATAATTCACTTGCTGCCATTTCGGTGTCTGCCGGAGCAAAACAAGAACGTTCCTTGGCGTGAAGAAATTCGAAGCCAGATAAATAACGCGCATGGGGTTCATTGGCATCATTTTTATACTGAGGAAGAGCTGGTCTACGTTCTGCGCGACGGAACTGGGTTTTCTCACGTTGATGCGCGGAACGGTGGAGAATTCGTTTGCGTAAACTCCGAGCCTCTTCGGATTCCAGCCTCGTTCAATGCAAAAAAATACGTTAAAAATTACGAAGACCTGCGGACGGCAAAATTAAATGCCGAGAAGCATTATCTTGAGTTCGGGTTTAAAGAAGGGCGTACCTGGAAATAG
- a CDS encoding DUF4139 domain-containing protein, whose product MPTRLPCRSMCRVRQALLASAALLAFGTAAAAAELPLTRVVLSSAGLGQFSHEGSVTAGTAIDLQVRRDQVDDVLKSLTVFDALGALGPVSLPGREPLEELFRDLPFDREALASPTALLNALVGSEIEIAGPVAARGRIFAVEPEQVERPDGRGIATRHRLSLVTDGGMVQAVFEEITRLTFTDPEARKQIDRALAGLTENRAKDRRRLSIEVPGERTRPVAVSYVVGAPIWKASWRLVLPKADAKADGKARLQGWAVLENLTGGDWKDVELTLVSGNPVALTQPLYTAVFGHQTEVPIAGGAGVAPRLDGAQPAAVARGGGRNKSLQRFDEEALAERAAPAPMLAPPGLPPLAGAAPASAAATEEAATQLIYRFPQRVSLPTGHTMMVPFVDREVAVERVWLYQPQTDRSRPLAALRLSNDGDIALPPGIVTAYDTTAAGAVQHLGDAMLPLVPRGGARFVALALDARTEIRREDRGVRRTTVGTLANGRLTTTVRARRTLAYEIAPPPDQDRTIVIEENRTAGWTPAADVENVEATPTLYRWRVAAPKGKTTKAEFVTERMDSQSVALTTLTAEDMLVQVKGLDNEGEAVKAAVERLSDLVGDIAKAQAQRDQTAAERDRITRDQERVRANLRSVGSGTDLGRRYLDMLRSQENRLAELTKSDLALADTIAQRRKAAEDLVKTLKL is encoded by the coding sequence ATGCCGACCCGCCTTCCGTGCCGATCGATGTGCCGGGTTCGCCAGGCCCTGCTCGCCTCCGCGGCGCTGCTGGCGTTTGGCACTGCCGCTGCCGCTGCCGAGCTGCCCTTGACCCGCGTGGTGCTGTCGAGCGCCGGGCTGGGCCAGTTCAGCCATGAAGGCTCCGTCACCGCCGGCACGGCAATCGATCTTCAGGTGCGGCGCGACCAGGTCGACGACGTGCTGAAGAGCCTCACGGTGTTCGATGCGCTGGGCGCGCTCGGGCCGGTCAGCCTGCCTGGCAGGGAGCCGTTGGAGGAGTTGTTCCGCGATCTGCCGTTCGACCGCGAGGCGCTGGCCTCGCCGACCGCGCTCCTCAACGCGCTGGTCGGCAGTGAGATCGAGATCGCCGGACCGGTGGCGGCGCGCGGCCGCATCTTTGCGGTCGAGCCGGAGCAGGTCGAGCGGCCCGACGGCCGCGGCATCGCCACCCGCCACCGGCTGTCGCTGGTCACCGACGGCGGCATGGTCCAGGCGGTGTTCGAGGAGATCACCCGGCTCACCTTCACCGACCCGGAGGCCAGGAAGCAGATCGACCGCGCCCTCGCCGGCCTCACCGAGAACCGCGCCAAGGACCGCCGCCGGCTGTCGATCGAGGTGCCCGGCGAGCGCACGCGCCCGGTCGCGGTGAGCTACGTTGTCGGCGCGCCGATCTGGAAGGCCAGTTGGCGCCTGGTGCTGCCGAAGGCCGACGCCAAGGCGGATGGCAAGGCGCGGCTGCAGGGCTGGGCGGTGCTGGAGAATCTCACCGGCGGCGACTGGAAAGACGTCGAGCTGACGCTGGTGTCCGGCAATCCGGTGGCGCTGACGCAGCCGCTCTACACCGCGGTGTTCGGCCACCAGACCGAGGTGCCGATCGCCGGCGGCGCGGGCGTGGCGCCGCGCCTCGACGGCGCCCAGCCGGCCGCGGTGGCGCGGGGCGGCGGCCGCAACAAGTCGCTGCAACGGTTCGATGAGGAGGCGCTTGCCGAACGGGCCGCCCCGGCGCCGATGCTGGCGCCGCCGGGCCTGCCGCCGCTCGCGGGCGCGGCACCCGCCAGCGCGGCGGCGACCGAGGAGGCCGCCACCCAGTTGATCTACCGCTTCCCCCAGCGGGTGTCGCTGCCGACCGGCCACACCATGATGGTGCCGTTCGTCGACCGCGAGGTGGCGGTCGAGCGAGTGTGGCTCTACCAGCCGCAGACCGACCGCAGCCGGCCGCTGGCGGCGCTGCGGCTCAGCAATGACGGCGACATCGCGCTGCCGCCCGGCATCGTCACCGCCTACGACACCACCGCCGCCGGCGCGGTGCAGCACCTCGGCGACGCCATGCTGCCGCTGGTGCCGCGCGGCGGCGCCAGGTTCGTCGCCCTCGCGCTCGACGCCAGGACCGAGATCAGGCGCGAGGACCGCGGCGTCCGCCGCACCACGGTCGGCACTCTCGCCAACGGCCGGCTGACCACCACGGTGCGCGCGCGCCGGACCCTCGCCTACGAGATCGCGCCGCCGCCGGACCAGGACCGCACCATCGTCATCGAGGAAAACCGCACCGCCGGCTGGACGCCGGCCGCCGACGTCGAGAACGTCGAGGCGACGCCGACGCTCTACCGCTGGCGCGTCGCCGCCCCCAAGGGCAAGACCACCAAGGCCGAGTTCGTCACCGAGCGCATGGACAGCCAGAGCGTGGCGCTGACAACCCTCACCGCCGAGGACATGCTGGTGCAGGTCAAGGGCCTCGACAACGAGGGCGAGGCGGTCAAGGCTGCAGTCGAGCGCCTCTCCGACCTCGTCGGCGATATCGCCAAGGCGCAGGCGCAACGCGACCAGACTGCCGCCGAGCGCGACCGCATCACCCGCGACCAGGAGCGTGTTCGTGCTAACTTGCGATCGGTCGGCTCCGGCACCGACCTCGGCCGGCGCTATCTCGACATGCTGCGCAGCCAGGAGAACCGCCTCGCCGAGCTGACGAAATCGGATCTGGCGCTGGCCGACACCATCGCCCAGCGGCGCAAGGCGGCCGAGGACCTGGTCAAGACGCTGAAGCTGTGA
- a CDS encoding glycosyltransferase family 4 protein, translating into MTINFRGPLIDDLVGIGSKVAVLAPDFTDETRGAIAAMGAAAHDYPLARTGLNPLADLGALYALWRWFRRERPAVAFTFAAKAVVWGTLAAAAAGVPNRVAMIEGLGYAFIPSSGLKQRVVRWVLVQLYRLAFRLAHTVVVLNPDDARDLSRWCNLKADKTVLLGGIGVALDEWRPPSRRPGSPITFTMMSRILREKGVFEFLKAAEQVKARHPEVRFWLLGSVDCNPGGIQPDDLQPWVESGIVTWPGQVDVKPYLAETSVFVLPSFYREGVPRSTQEAMAMGCAVITTDAPGCRDTVAEGVNGFMVPIQDVDALVAAMERFIAQPDLIEQMGRESRRLAEQRFDATRANRRLIEVMFKTDPVHAPGETVPG; encoded by the coding sequence ATGACGATCAACTTTCGTGGGCCGTTGATTGACGACCTGGTCGGGATCGGCAGCAAGGTCGCCGTGCTCGCGCCAGACTTTACCGACGAGACCCGCGGCGCGATCGCGGCGATGGGGGCCGCCGCCCACGACTATCCGCTGGCGCGCACCGGGCTCAATCCGCTGGCCGACCTCGGCGCGCTTTACGCGCTGTGGCGGTGGTTCCGCCGCGAGCGGCCGGCGGTGGCCTTCACCTTCGCCGCCAAGGCGGTGGTGTGGGGCACCCTGGCGGCGGCGGCGGCCGGCGTGCCGAACCGGGTGGCGATGATCGAGGGGCTCGGCTACGCCTTCATCCCCAGCAGCGGATTGAAGCAGCGCGTGGTGCGCTGGGTGCTGGTCCAGCTTTATCGCCTGGCGTTCCGGTTGGCGCACACGGTGGTGGTGCTGAACCCGGACGACGCCCGCGACCTCAGCCGCTGGTGCAATCTCAAGGCCGACAAGACCGTGCTGCTCGGCGGCATCGGCGTTGCGCTCGACGAGTGGCGGCCGCCGAGCCGCCGGCCGGGATCGCCGATCACCTTCACCATGATGTCCCGCATCCTGCGCGAAAAAGGGGTGTTCGAATTCCTGAAGGCGGCGGAACAGGTGAAGGCCCGCCACCCCGAGGTGCGGTTCTGGCTGCTGGGCTCGGTGGACTGCAATCCCGGCGGCATTCAGCCGGACGACCTGCAGCCCTGGGTCGAGAGCGGCATCGTCACCTGGCCGGGGCAGGTCGACGTAAAGCCGTATCTGGCCGAAACCAGCGTGTTCGTGCTGCCGTCGTTCTATCGCGAAGGGGTGCCGCGCAGCACCCAGGAGGCGATGGCGATGGGCTGCGCCGTGATCACCACCGATGCGCCCGGCTGCCGCGACACGGTGGCGGAGGGCGTCAACGGCTTCATGGTGCCGATCCAGGACGTCGACGCCCTGGTGGCGGCGATGGAGCGCTTCATCGCCCAGCCCGACCTGATCGAGCAGATGGGGCGGGAGAGCCGCCGGCTGGCCGAGCAGCGCTTCGACGCGACGCGGGCAAACCGGCGGCTGATCGAGGTGATGTTCAAGACCGACCCGGTCCATGCGCCGGGCGAGACGGTTCCGGGCTGA
- a CDS encoding ammonium transporter has translation MPGKVLDKLPIKSSAIGWLRGSLGAAAVLAGVLAAGPAWAGAPENSGHVAWVLTSAVLVLFMTLPGLALFYGGLLHAKNLLSIMMQCFAICCVVSLLWMAVGYSLAFDGDAALLGGFGRMFFSGFEDPYGTTYIPENVFALFQMTFAVITPALIVGAFAERVNFSFVIAFSALWLLAVYVPTAHWLWGSGWLAALGALDFAGGIVVHTTAGVSALVLAVMIGRRTGFPTGLTPPHSPGLTMMGAGMLWVGWFGFNGGSALAADASAGSAILATHTAASAGALTWIALEWMKTGKPTSIGIATGCIAGLATITPMAGYAGPAGALVVGLAAGVVCYFATLFVKHRLKIDDSLDVFAVHGCGGMMGSLLLPVFALTALGGSGVSDDRLVEMIGVQALAVAVTAVWSGLATVLIARLIGGLTPMRVGQDEEYSGLDIATHGERAYENA, from the coding sequence ATGCCTGGTAAAGTTCTAGACAAACTGCCTATCAAATCGTCAGCAATCGGCTGGCTTCGCGGCAGCCTCGGCGCCGCCGCCGTGCTGGCCGGCGTGCTGGCCGCCGGCCCGGCCTGGGCCGGCGCGCCGGAGAACTCCGGTCACGTCGCCTGGGTGCTGACGTCCGCGGTGCTGGTGCTGTTCATGACACTGCCGGGCCTTGCGCTGTTCTACGGCGGGCTGCTCCACGCCAAGAACCTGCTGTCGATCATGATGCAGTGCTTCGCCATCTGCTGCGTGGTCTCGCTGCTGTGGATGGCGGTCGGCTACAGCCTCGCCTTCGACGGCGACGCGGCGCTGCTGGGCGGCTTCGGCCGGATGTTCTTCAGCGGCTTCGAGGACCCCTACGGCACCACCTACATCCCCGAGAACGTGTTCGCGCTGTTCCAGATGACGTTCGCGGTGATCACCCCGGCGCTGATCGTCGGCGCCTTCGCCGAGCGGGTGAACTTCTCCTTCGTCATCGCCTTCAGCGCGCTGTGGCTGCTCGCGGTCTACGTTCCCACCGCCCATTGGCTGTGGGGCAGCGGCTGGCTCGCCGCGCTCGGCGCGCTCGATTTCGCCGGCGGCATCGTCGTCCACACCACCGCCGGGGTGTCGGCGCTGGTGCTGGCGGTGATGATCGGCCGCCGCACCGGGTTCCCCACCGGGCTGACGCCGCCGCACAGCCCCGGCCTCACCATGATGGGCGCCGGCATGCTGTGGGTCGGCTGGTTCGGCTTCAACGGCGGCAGCGCGCTCGCCGCCGACGCCAGCGCCGGCTCCGCCATCCTGGCCACCCACACCGCCGCCTCGGCCGGCGCGCTGACCTGGATCGCGCTGGAGTGGATGAAGACCGGCAAGCCGACCTCGATCGGCATCGCCACCGGCTGCATCGCCGGGCTTGCCACCATCACCCCGATGGCGGGCTATGCCGGGCCGGCCGGCGCCTTGGTGGTCGGCCTCGCCGCCGGCGTGGTGTGCTACTTCGCCACGCTGTTCGTGAAGCACCGCCTCAAGATCGACGACTCGCTCGACGTGTTCGCGGTCCATGGCTGCGGCGGCATGATGGGCTCGCTGCTGCTGCCGGTGTTCGCCCTTACCGCGCTCGGCGGCTCCGGCGTCAGCGACGACCGGCTGGTCGAGATGATCGGGGTGCAGGCGCTCGCGGTGGCGGTGACGGCGGTGTGGTCGGGCCTCGCGACCGTGCTGATCGCGCGGCTGATCGGCGGCCTGACGCCGATGCGGGTCGGCCAGGACGAGGAGTATTCCGGCCTCGACATCGCCACCCACGGCGAGCGCGCCTACGAGAACGCCTGA
- a CDS encoding AI-2E family transporter, which translates to MTKAADAGGGARGDREAPPAQLLDVPRLVQATLAVLGVVVLALLLWQLADVLVLAFAAVVVATILRSFADGIERVLPVSAGWALVLAGAAVLGSAATFGVLLGAQLSGQFTTLFQQLPAQLDDLGRTIGIPNAAELIGREAAGFARRGNVVQEIAGYTSGLVGIIAGVMLVVVAGIYLAASPGLYARGALTLFPEPARQRLGVALDAAGRVLKLWFLGQLVSMLLVAILTAGGLYLLGVPSALALGLVAGLGEFVPVAGPILSAVPALLVAFSVDSGTALWVLVLFLVVQQIESNLILPLIQRETVNLPPALTLFALVAFGVLLGPLGVLFAAPLTAVAFVAVKQLYVRDVLEEATALPGEDPVSPPRP; encoded by the coding sequence ATGACCAAAGCGGCTGACGCTGGCGGCGGCGCCCGAGGTGATCGGGAGGCGCCGCCAGCGCAACTGCTCGACGTGCCGCGGCTGGTGCAGGCGACGCTGGCCGTTCTCGGCGTTGTGGTGCTGGCGCTGCTGCTATGGCAGCTCGCAGACGTGCTGGTGCTGGCGTTCGCGGCGGTGGTGGTGGCCACCATCCTGCGGAGCTTCGCCGATGGGATCGAGCGGGTGCTGCCGGTTTCCGCCGGATGGGCGCTCGTGCTGGCCGGCGCGGCAGTGCTCGGCAGCGCGGCGACGTTCGGCGTGCTGCTCGGGGCCCAGCTGTCGGGCCAGTTCACCACGCTGTTTCAGCAATTGCCGGCGCAGCTCGACGACCTCGGCCGCACCATCGGCATCCCCAATGCTGCCGAGCTGATCGGCCGCGAGGCCGCAGGGTTCGCCCGGCGCGGCAACGTCGTCCAGGAAATCGCCGGCTATACCTCGGGCTTGGTCGGCATCATTGCCGGCGTCATGCTGGTGGTGGTCGCCGGCATCTATCTCGCCGCGAGCCCTGGCCTCTATGCCCGCGGCGCGCTCACGCTGTTTCCCGAGCCGGCGCGCCAGCGGCTCGGCGTCGCGCTCGATGCCGCCGGCCGGGTGCTCAAGCTGTGGTTCCTCGGCCAGTTGGTGTCGATGCTGCTGGTCGCCATCCTCACCGCCGGCGGGCTCTATCTGCTCGGGGTGCCGTCGGCGCTGGCGCTGGGGCTGGTGGCCGGCCTCGGCGAGTTCGTGCCGGTGGCGGGGCCGATCCTCAGCGCGGTGCCGGCGCTCCTGGTGGCGTTTTCGGTCGACTCCGGTACCGCACTGTGGGTGCTGGTGCTGTTCCTGGTGGTGCAGCAGATCGAGAGCAACCTCATTTTGCCGCTGATCCAGCGCGAGACGGTCAACCTGCCGCCGGCGCTGACGCTGTTCGCGCTGGTGGCGTTCGGCGTGCTGCTCGGCCCGCTCGGCGTGCTGTTTGCCGCGCCGCTCACCGCGGTGGCATTCGTCGCGGTCAAGCAGCTTTATGTCCGCGACGTGCTCGAAGAGGCCACCGCCCTGCCGGGCGAGGACCCGGTCAGCCCGCCGAGGCCTTGA
- the panB gene encoding 3-methyl-2-oxobutanoate hydroxymethyltransferase → MSAHAETRRLTAPDIRARKNGEPIVSLTAYHTHTARLVDAVCDVILVGDSLGMVMHGLESTVPVTLDMMILQGLAVMRGSRHALVAIDMPFGSYEASREDAFRNSARVMKETGCGAIKLEGGRRMADTIRFLVERGIPVMAHIGLTPQSINVLGGFRAQGREEADWAAIEDDARAVAEAGAFAMVIEAVAEPLARKITAEVACPTIGIGASAACDGQVLVLEDMLGLTPRVPKFVKRYGDLGPGIAAAVEAYARDVRSRTFPGPDNVYAMKKPAG, encoded by the coding sequence ATGTCCGCCCACGCCGAGACCCGCCGCCTCACTGCTCCCGACATCCGTGCCCGCAAGAACGGCGAGCCGATCGTGTCGCTGACCGCCTATCACACCCACACCGCGCGCCTGGTCGATGCGGTGTGTGACGTCATCTTGGTCGGCGACTCGCTCGGGATGGTGATGCACGGGCTCGAATCCACCGTGCCGGTCACGCTCGACATGATGATCCTGCAGGGGCTGGCGGTGATGCGCGGCTCCAGGCACGCGCTGGTGGCGATCGACATGCCGTTCGGCAGCTACGAGGCCTCGCGCGAGGACGCCTTCCGCAACTCGGCGCGGGTGATGAAGGAGACCGGCTGCGGCGCCATCAAGCTGGAGGGCGGCCGGCGCATGGCCGACACCATCCGCTTCCTGGTCGAGCGCGGCATCCCGGTGATGGCGCACATCGGCCTCACCCCGCAGTCGATCAACGTGCTGGGTGGCTTCCGCGCCCAAGGCCGCGAGGAGGCCGACTGGGCCGCGATCGAGGACGATGCCCGCGCGGTGGCCGAGGCCGGTGCGTTCGCCATGGTGATCGAGGCGGTGGCCGAGCCGCTCGCCCGCAAGATCACCGCCGAGGTGGCGTGCCCCACCATCGGCATCGGCGCCTCCGCTGCCTGCGACGGGCAGGTGCTGGTGCTGGAGGACATGCTCGGCCTGACGCCGCGGGTGCCGAAATTCGTCAAGCGCTACGGCGACCTCGGGCCCGGCATCGCCGCGGCGGTGGAGGCGTACGCCCGCGACGTCCGCAGCCGTACCTTTCCGGGGCCGGACAACGTCTACGCCATGAAAAAGCCGGCGGGGTGA
- a CDS encoding NnrU family protein — MTLLVPGLLLFFAPHLLPTLRPLRGRTVAALGGSESVYKGVHGVLALSGLVLMVWGFGEYRAHGLIPVWTPPVWTQHLALTLMLPAFIVLAAMPPRPSLIRYRVKHPMLVGIKIWALAHLLANGDLGSILLFGAFLAFGVYDRISVKRRDLKVPGNPGGWTRADTTSVVAGAVLWLAFLFGVHHWLIGVPVLPGVGA, encoded by the coding sequence ATGACGCTGCTTGTGCCCGGCCTCTTGCTGTTTTTCGCCCCCCACCTCCTGCCCACCCTGCGGCCGCTACGCGGGCGCACCGTCGCTGCGCTCGGCGGCAGCGAGAGCGTCTACAAGGGCGTTCACGGCGTGCTGGCGCTCAGTGGCCTTGTGCTGATGGTGTGGGGCTTCGGCGAGTATCGCGCCCACGGCCTGATCCCGGTGTGGACGCCGCCGGTGTGGACCCAGCACCTCGCGTTGACGCTGATGCTGCCGGCCTTCATCGTGCTCGCGGCGATGCCGCCGCGGCCGAGCCTGATCCGCTACCGGGTCAAGCATCCGATGCTGGTCGGCATCAAGATCTGGGCGCTGGCCCACCTTCTCGCCAATGGTGACCTCGGCTCGATCCTGCTGTTCGGCGCCTTCTTGGCGTTCGGCGTCTACGACCGCATCTCGGTCAAGCGGCGCGACCTCAAGGTGCCGGGCAATCCCGGCGGCTGGACGCGGGCCGACACCACCTCGGTGGTGGCCGGCGCCGTGCTGTGGCTGGCCTTTCTGTTCGGCGTCCACCATTGGCTGATCGGCGTTCCGGTGCTGCCGGGCGTCGGGGCTTGA